In Cyanobacteria bacterium FACHB-DQ100, one DNA window encodes the following:
- a CDS encoding YbjQ family protein, producing MLMTTTDTIQDVAIESYLGVVTAEVVYGTNALKDFFAGIRDIVGGRTAGYERVFEQGQQNALAELQKRAQSLGANAVVGIEVNTGTIQLDQSGVLLLITAVGTAVKIR from the coding sequence ATGCTAATGACAACCACCGATACAATACAAGATGTTGCGATCGAATCATACCTCGGTGTCGTTACGGCCGAAGTGGTCTACGGAACGAACGCCCTCAAAGATTTCTTTGCCGGCATCCGTGACATCGTTGGTGGACGTACCGCAGGATATGAGCGCGTCTTTGAACAAGGACAGCAAAACGCCCTCGCAGAACTCCAAAAACGGGCACAAAGTCTAGGCGCAAATGCCGTTGTGGGAATCGAAGTGAATACTGGCACAATCCAACTTGATCAATCCGGCGTTCTTCTTTTAATTACTGCGGTTGGAACTGCTGTGAAAATTCGTTGA
- a CDS encoding tetratricopeptide repeat protein — protein sequence MATISHLRRSLVAAGILVSVAMPQVAYAQSDELDKLLEQGREFVEARNWSGALAAFQRASAIDNRNARIFSGMGFAFAQEGRFQEAAEAYRQAVALESTNADFFYALGFSLANLGNDSEAEEAYRQATQLDRRNVNAFLGLGTVLSRQGQFSQALSAYQQAARLDRRSAEAQESIGLMLLQLGRTTQGMTALQAATRLNPRRTSSHVAMGIALLDQGNSQAALNAFNQAVRIDPSNSKLHLQIGKILREKGNNTAALSAFQRSVNLDRESAEAQFALAEAALANNETMRSVMAFREVIKLEPNNAAAHYQMGLALRARNFTQDAIEAFRRAKMLFEEQGKTDEMKKVEQALSEAKP from the coding sequence ATGGCTACAATATCTCACCTCCGTCGATCGCTCGTTGCTGCTGGAATTCTGGTGTCGGTTGCGATGCCTCAAGTGGCTTACGCTCAATCAGATGAGTTAGATAAATTGCTAGAACAGGGACGCGAGTTTGTTGAGGCGCGGAATTGGTCAGGAGCACTAGCAGCGTTTCAGCGGGCATCGGCGATCGACAATCGCAACGCTCGGATTTTCTCTGGAATGGGGTTTGCCTTTGCTCAGGAAGGGCGATTTCAAGAAGCGGCGGAAGCTTATCGTCAAGCGGTGGCGCTGGAATCGACCAATGCCGATTTTTTCTATGCGTTGGGATTCAGCCTGGCAAATCTGGGCAACGACAGCGAAGCCGAAGAGGCTTACCGTCAAGCGACCCAATTAGACAGGCGCAACGTGAATGCGTTTTTGGGGTTGGGAACGGTTCTTTCTCGTCAGGGACAGTTTTCTCAGGCGTTGTCAGCGTATCAGCAAGCCGCAAGACTCGATCGCCGCAGCGCCGAGGCGCAGGAATCGATCGGCTTAATGCTGCTGCAACTGGGACGAACAACGCAGGGGATGACTGCGCTGCAAGCAGCGACACGGTTAAATCCAAGGCGGACGAGTTCTCATGTTGCAATGGGCATTGCGCTGCTAGATCAAGGCAACTCACAAGCGGCGCTGAATGCGTTTAATCAAGCGGTGCGAATTGATCCAAGTAATTCTAAGCTGCACCTGCAAATTGGCAAGATTCTACGCGAGAAAGGCAATAATACCGCCGCTTTAAGCGCATTTCAGCGGTCGGTGAATTTAGATCGAGAGTCAGCCGAAGCGCAGTTTGCGCTGGCAGAAGCGGCGCTGGCAAACAACGAAACGATGCGATCGGTGATGGCGTTTCGCGAGGTGATTAAGCTCGAACCGAATAACGCAGCAGCGCATTATCAAATGGGGCTTGCTTTGAGAGCGCGGAATTTCACCCAGGATGCGATCGAGGCGTTTCGCCGCGCCAAGATGCTGTTTGAGGAGCAAGGCAAGACCGACGAAATGAAAAAAGTAGAGCAGGCGCTCTCCGAAGCTAAGCCTTGA
- a CDS encoding NAD-dependent epimerase/dehydratase family protein: MKALVTGANGFTGSHLVKALLHRGDSVIGFVRRSSNLSRLSGCEIQYAYGDITDRAALSEAMQNVDVVFHTAAYVELGIVDAAEMERVNVKGTRAVLEAAKAVNLPKLIYCSTIGIFGDTQGKVIDETFQRTQKDFSSAYDRTKYQAQQLVDQTQELSIVSVLPSGIFGSDDPHFKPVLNAFLNGRLKVWAGGGRVTGIVHVDDLAEAMILAVDRGKSGDYYIISAGDLTTREMFEIFSQETGISVPREAPESIVRLVASVLDPIGRVARWQPPIDNERVHYVYDRCVRVDGSKARRELGWNPRSPEATLKSLIKA, translated from the coding sequence ATGAAAGCTTTAGTGACTGGAGCAAATGGATTTACCGGATCGCATCTGGTTAAGGCACTTTTGCATCGAGGCGATTCTGTAATCGGTTTCGTGCGGCGATCGAGCAATCTGTCTCGTTTATCCGGTTGCGAGATTCAATATGCTTACGGTGATATTACCGATCGCGCTGCTCTGAGCGAGGCGATGCAAAATGTCGATGTTGTATTTCATACGGCTGCCTATGTTGAGCTTGGAATTGTTGATGCTGCAGAAATGGAGCGCGTTAATGTTAAAGGCACCCGCGCCGTTTTGGAAGCAGCAAAAGCAGTTAATCTACCTAAATTGATTTATTGCAGCACGATCGGGATTTTTGGCGATACGCAAGGTAAAGTGATTGACGAAACCTTTCAGCGCACTCAAAAAGACTTTTCTTCCGCTTACGATCGCACAAAATACCAAGCGCAGCAATTAGTCGATCAAACCCAAGAATTATCGATCGTCAGCGTCCTGCCTTCTGGAATTTTCGGCAGCGATGATCCACACTTTAAGCCTGTTCTGAACGCCTTTCTAAATGGGCGGCTCAAAGTTTGGGCAGGCGGCGGACGAGTGACAGGAATTGTTCACGTTGATGATCTCGCTGAAGCCATGATTCTTGCGGTCGATCGCGGCAAATCTGGCGACTATTACATCATTTCTGCAGGCGACTTGACCACTAGAGAAATGTTTGAAATCTTCAGCCAAGAAACTGGAATTTCTGTTCCCCGCGAAGCTCCAGAATCGATCGTGCGTCTCGTCGCCAGCGTTCTCGATCCAATCGGCAGAGTCGCCCGTTGGCAACCGCCGATCGACAACGAGCGAGTTCATTATGTTTACGATCGCTGTGTACGCGTCGATGGCTCCAAAGCAAGACGCGAACTCGGATGGAACCCGCGATCGCCCGAAGCCACCCTAAAGTCACTGATCAAGGCTTAG
- a CDS encoding GAF domain-containing protein gives MQLPAHRVSSASQSSERQPNQAENIAPEEINLTNCDRELIHIPGKIQPHGVLLVLSEPDLTIVQVSNSTSLLKRSPEELLNQPLSCLLDSKQIQFISDCLNEDFESVNPLHLLITTPQETLAFDGIIHRRAELLILELEPSRSEKRADFFGFYHLVKGTIHKLQNAHSLSEMCNLIVKEVRRLTDFDRVMVYRFNEEGAGQVVAEDKRDALTPYLGLHYPPSDIPKQAKQLYTLNGLRIIPDVSYQPAALIPTINPITHQVTDLSLSVLRSVSPLHIEYLQNMSVGASMSISLIKNKKLWGLIACHHASANYLTYEVRTACEFLGQVMSLELIAKEENEDLDYKMKLKEIQSNFVEVIPQHKNMLDGLVSNESNLLELVNAQGVVICWNEQFYSIGQTPSSDQLRDLLTWIETQFESNVFSTAALSKVYPAAEAFRDIASGLLALAISRVNRNYILWFRSEVVQTVNWGGNPNKPVEISESGEVRLSPRQSFALWQETVRGQSLPWKSCEIEAVLDLRSAIVGIVLRQADELAQINIELERSNSELDSFAYIASHDLKEPLRGIHNYSSFLIEDYGDVLNEDGVSKLHTLVRLTQRMEDLINSLLHFSRLGRVGLELKQTDLNELVHTVLDVLRISLEQTDVDIRIPRSLPIVLCDQVQMGEVFTNLISNAIKYNDRAQKWVEIGFLDPVRSLQKRYVDDEAPEMVTTFYIKDNGIGIPEHHLDSIFRIFKRLHGPNKYGGGTGAGLTIAKKIVERHEGKIWVESISGEGSIFYFTLPHQPSSN, from the coding sequence ATGCAATTGCCCGCTCATCGTGTTAGTTCTGCGTCCCAATCAAGTGAGCGGCAACCGAATCAAGCTGAAAACATTGCCCCTGAAGAAATCAATCTCACAAACTGCGATCGTGAACTAATTCATATTCCCGGCAAAATTCAGCCGCACGGTGTGTTGTTAGTTTTGAGTGAGCCGGACTTAACGATCGTACAAGTCAGCAACAGTACGTCTTTATTGAAGCGATCTCCAGAAGAATTACTGAATCAGCCTTTAAGTTGCTTACTCGATTCCAAGCAGATTCAATTCATTTCAGACTGCTTGAACGAAGATTTTGAGAGCGTGAATCCGCTGCATCTGTTAATTACAACTCCACAAGAAACTCTTGCTTTTGATGGCATCATTCATCGCAGGGCAGAATTGCTAATTTTGGAGCTAGAACCCTCGCGCAGTGAAAAAAGAGCCGACTTTTTCGGGTTTTATCATCTCGTCAAAGGCACGATTCACAAGCTGCAAAATGCTCATAGCTTGAGTGAAATGTGCAATTTGATCGTCAAGGAAGTGCGGCGATTGACCGACTTCGATCGTGTGATGGTCTATCGGTTTAATGAGGAGGGCGCAGGACAAGTCGTTGCTGAAGACAAACGCGATGCGCTTACCCCTTATCTAGGATTGCACTATCCTCCTAGTGATATCCCCAAGCAAGCCAAGCAGCTTTATACGCTTAACGGGTTGCGAATCATTCCAGATGTTAGTTATCAGCCCGCAGCATTGATTCCAACTATCAATCCGATCACCCATCAAGTGACAGATTTGAGTCTATCTGTGTTGAGGAGTGTTTCACCTCTGCATATCGAATATTTGCAGAACATGAGCGTTGGTGCTTCGATGTCCATCTCGCTGATCAAGAACAAAAAACTATGGGGATTGATTGCCTGTCATCATGCCTCGGCGAACTATCTCACCTATGAAGTGCGGACTGCCTGTGAGTTTTTGGGGCAAGTGATGTCGCTAGAACTGATAGCGAAAGAAGAAAATGAAGACTTGGATTACAAAATGAAGCTCAAGGAGATTCAGTCGAACTTTGTCGAAGTCATTCCGCAGCATAAGAATATGCTGGATGGTTTGGTGAGCAATGAATCGAATCTTTTAGAACTCGTTAATGCTCAGGGTGTAGTGATTTGCTGGAATGAGCAATTTTATTCGATCGGTCAGACTCCCTCCTCAGATCAGCTCAGAGATTTGTTGACCTGGATAGAAACGCAGTTTGAAAGCAATGTATTTTCCACAGCAGCACTCTCTAAAGTCTATCCAGCCGCTGAAGCCTTTCGAGACATTGCTTCAGGACTGTTAGCATTAGCCATTTCTCGCGTCAATCGCAACTACATCTTATGGTTTCGATCTGAAGTGGTGCAAACCGTAAACTGGGGCGGAAACCCTAATAAACCCGTGGAAATCTCCGAGAGTGGAGAAGTGCGCTTGTCTCCGCGTCAGTCTTTTGCGCTATGGCAGGAAACGGTGCGCGGTCAGTCTTTGCCCTGGAAATCCTGCGAAATTGAAGCGGTATTAGACCTCAGAAGCGCGATCGTCGGCATTGTTCTACGCCAAGCAGATGAACTTGCCCAAATTAACATTGAGCTAGAGCGCAGCAACAGTGAACTCGACTCGTTTGCTTACATTGCCTCACACGACTTAAAAGAGCCACTCCGGGGAATTCACAACTATTCCAGCTTTCTGATCGAAGACTATGGAGATGTTTTGAATGAAGATGGAGTCTCAAAGCTGCACACACTGGTCAGATTGACGCAGCGAATGGAAGATTTAATCAATTCCTTGCTGCATTTCTCGCGTCTGGGGCGAGTTGGGCTTGAACTGAAGCAAACGGACTTAAACGAACTGGTACATACAGTTCTAGATGTGCTGCGGATTAGTTTAGAGCAAACTGATGTTGATATTCGGATTCCTCGATCGTTGCCAATAGTCCTGTGCGATCAGGTTCAGATGGGGGAAGTGTTTACGAACTTGATCAGCAATGCGATTAAATACAACGATCGCGCTCAGAAATGGGTTGAAATTGGCTTTTTAGATCCGGTGAGATCGTTGCAGAAACGGTATGTAGACGACGAAGCACCAGAAATGGTGACAACTTTCTATATCAAAGATAATGGCATTGGCATTCCAGAACATCATCTTGATAGCATTTTCCGCATCTTCAAGCGGCTTCATGGCCCAAACAAGTATGGAGGTGGAACAGGGGCAGGACTGACGATCGCGAAAAAGATTGTAGAGCGGCATGAGGGTAAAATTTGGGTCGAGTCGATCAGCGGCGAAGGGAGTATCTTCTACTTCACACTGCCGCATCAGCCTAGTTCTAATTAA
- a CDS encoding response regulator: MGEQSAILLVVEDSDEDFEALQRTIRQTSIACQIQRCSEGDEALTFLFSRDSRETLFPLSAFPPSLILLDLNLPGMDGRDILARLKQDEILKMIPVVILSTSNNPKDIRGCYSLGANAYLIKPIDTVKFKRTVQLFVEHWFEAVTLPNAVDRA; encoded by the coding sequence ATGGGAGAACAGAGTGCCATCCTGTTAGTTGTGGAAGATAGTGATGAAGATTTTGAAGCACTGCAACGAACAATTCGCCAAACTTCGATCGCCTGTCAGATTCAACGCTGTTCCGAGGGAGACGAAGCGTTAACTTTTCTCTTTTCTAGAGACTCACGGGAAACACTGTTTCCCCTGTCTGCTTTTCCGCCCTCGCTGATTCTGCTGGATCTGAACCTGCCGGGTATGGATGGACGAGATATCTTAGCGCGGTTAAAGCAAGATGAGATTCTAAAGATGATTCCTGTGGTGATACTATCTACCTCCAATAATCCTAAAGATATTCGAGGGTGCTACAGTCTTGGCGCAAACGCTTACCTAATTAAGCCGATCGATACCGTTAAATTTAAGCGAACAGTCCAACTATTTGTGGAGCATTGGTTTGAAGCTGTTACCCTGCCAAACGCGGTCGATCGTGCCTGA